One window from the genome of Terrimicrobium sacchariphilum encodes:
- a CDS encoding menaquinone biosynthesis family protein, protein MTTDWKSITLTLGHSPDPDDAFMFYAMKENKIDQHGYKFEHILQDIQTLNERATRGELNITAVSIHALAYVLDKYALLPSGASMGDGYGPMFVTPSTEGLADDADDEARKQWLLGKKIAIPGLMTSAFLAAQLYLGKGFDYVVVPFDEIFDAVKSGKADVGLIIHEGQLTFANEGLKLVLDLGEWWKRTRGGIPLPLGGNVVRKDFPPEVRHELSDILRESIAYGLKHRHPAVVHSMEHARGMDVPLADKFIGMYVNDFTLDYGDLGRKAVHQFLKEAADAGLIPTIEHLEFVE, encoded by the coding sequence ATGACGACAGACTGGAAATCGATCACCCTCACGCTGGGCCACTCCCCCGACCCGGACGACGCCTTCATGTTCTACGCGATGAAGGAGAACAAAATCGACCAGCATGGCTACAAGTTTGAGCACATCCTGCAGGACATCCAGACGCTCAACGAACGCGCGACCCGCGGCGAACTGAACATCACCGCCGTCTCCATCCACGCGCTGGCCTACGTGCTCGACAAATACGCTCTCCTGCCCAGCGGCGCGAGCATGGGCGACGGCTACGGCCCGATGTTTGTCACGCCCTCGACCGAGGGACTGGCTGACGACGCCGATGACGAGGCCCGCAAGCAGTGGCTCCTCGGCAAGAAGATCGCCATCCCCGGCCTGATGACGAGCGCCTTCCTTGCCGCTCAGCTGTATCTCGGCAAGGGCTTCGATTACGTCGTGGTTCCCTTTGATGAAATCTTTGACGCCGTGAAATCCGGCAAGGCCGACGTGGGTCTCATCATCCACGAGGGCCAGCTCACCTTTGCCAACGAGGGGCTCAAGCTTGTTCTCGACCTCGGCGAATGGTGGAAACGCACGCGCGGCGGCATCCCGCTCCCGCTCGGCGGCAACGTCGTCCGCAAGGATTTCCCGCCGGAAGTTCGCCACGAGCTGAGCGACATCCTGCGCGAAAGCATTGCCTACGGCCTGAAGCATCGCCACCCGGCGGTCGTTCACAGTATGGAGCACGCCCGCGGCATGGACGTCCCGCTCGCGGACAAGTTCATCGGCATGTACGTCAACGACTTCACGCTCGATTACGGCGACCTCGGCCGCAAGGCCGTGCACCAGTTCCTCAAGGAAGCTGCTGATGCGGGATTGATCCCGACGATCGAGCACCTCGAGTTTGTCGAGTAG
- a CDS encoding quinone-dependent dihydroorotate dehydrogenase, translating into MNIYESVLRPVMFRMDPETAHHFALDQLATIPPQVLRLIFGPAPAQPREVFGITFPNPVGLAAGMDKNATSLAGWEALGFGFVEIGTITAHAQPGNPKPRIFRYPPLGALVNRMGFNNDGSEEVARRLTRLKEAGEWPRIPVGVNIGKSKITPLEGAPEDYLTSFRRLRAFGDYFVINVSSPNTPGLRNLQETGLLRDIVRAIRSEDAKIPLLVKIAPDLADEQAFEIAAMAEEENVSGLIATNTTIDHSALAGLRDETGGLSGKPLRTRASQLLRDLKKKTRLPIIASGGVMDGESGKEKFDAGASLVQIYTGFIYRGPQLIRAICRAAA; encoded by the coding sequence ATGAATATCTACGAATCGGTCCTGCGCCCCGTCATGTTCCGGATGGACCCGGAAACGGCGCACCATTTCGCCCTCGACCAGCTCGCCACCATCCCGCCGCAGGTCCTGCGGCTCATCTTTGGTCCCGCCCCGGCCCAGCCGCGCGAGGTCTTCGGCATCACCTTCCCGAATCCCGTCGGCCTCGCCGCTGGCATGGACAAAAACGCCACCTCGCTCGCAGGCTGGGAGGCACTCGGGTTTGGCTTCGTCGAGATCGGAACGATCACCGCACACGCCCAGCCCGGCAACCCAAAGCCGCGCATTTTCCGCTATCCGCCGCTCGGCGCTCTGGTGAACCGGATGGGGTTCAACAACGATGGCTCCGAGGAGGTCGCCCGCCGTCTCACCCGCCTGAAGGAAGCGGGCGAGTGGCCGCGCATTCCGGTCGGCGTGAACATCGGCAAGTCAAAGATCACCCCGCTCGAGGGAGCGCCCGAGGACTATCTGACGAGCTTCCGGCGGCTGCGCGCCTTCGGCGATTATTTCGTCATCAACGTCAGCTCACCCAACACGCCCGGCCTGCGCAATCTCCAGGAGACCGGCCTGCTGCGCGACATCGTGCGGGCCATTCGCTCCGAGGACGCAAAAATTCCGCTGCTGGTAAAAATCGCCCCCGACCTCGCGGACGAGCAGGCCTTTGAAATCGCCGCCATGGCCGAGGAAGAAAATGTCTCCGGCCTCATCGCGACTAACACGACCATCGACCACAGCGCTCTCGCTGGCCTCCGCGACGAAACCGGCGGACTGAGCGGCAAGCCATTGCGCACCCGTGCCAGCCAGCTCCTGCGGGACCTGAAGAAGAAAACCCGGCTCCCGATCATCGCCTCCGGCGGCGTGATGGACGGAGAATCCGGCAAGGAGAAGTTTGACGCTGGGGCCAGCCTCGTTCAAATCTACACCGGCTTTATTTACCGCGGGCCGCAATTGATCCGCGCCATTTGCCGCGCGGCTGCGTAA
- the mnmE gene encoding tRNA uridine-5-carboxymethylaminomethyl(34) synthesis GTPase MnmE has protein sequence MLADDTIAAISTPPGEGAIAVIRVSGPDAIRVAERIFRPRKAGAVLSERVLHFGSFHRDSEKLDEGLLAVFAAPRSYTGENMAEIHGHGGALVSSRLYEAVLEAGARAAEPGEFTQRAFINGKMDLTQAEAVMDVIRASTPRALKAAQEQLRGRLGDEIEAIRARVLAVVAHLEAYIDFPEEGINPHVGADLLRDIAAIQERITALLDTAEEGRILREGVRLVLCGAPNAGKSSLLNRLLGFERAIVSAIPGTTRDTIEEFASLHGLPFRITDTAGLRETDDVIEREGVERARRAIENADVIVRVIDATETYDLARTENELIVLNKVDLLASRDSLPAQALPVSCTTGEGIRSLVDAIVARTRGANIESPTLAAINARHQSCLVRAQKALAQATEDLAAGRDPELVALPLREALQAVGEVVGLADTEEILGEIFSTFCIGK, from the coding sequence GTGCTGGCCGACGACACCATCGCCGCGATCTCGACGCCTCCCGGAGAGGGAGCCATCGCGGTGATCCGTGTCTCGGGACCGGACGCCATTCGCGTGGCGGAGCGCATCTTCCGCCCGCGCAAGGCCGGAGCCGTGCTCAGCGAGCGTGTGCTGCATTTCGGCTCGTTTCATCGCGATAGCGAAAAGCTCGACGAGGGCCTGCTCGCCGTTTTTGCCGCGCCCCGCAGTTACACGGGGGAAAACATGGCCGAGATTCACGGCCATGGCGGCGCACTGGTCAGTTCCCGTCTCTACGAGGCGGTGCTGGAGGCCGGTGCGCGCGCGGCGGAGCCCGGGGAGTTCACCCAGCGCGCCTTTATCAACGGCAAGATGGACCTCACCCAGGCCGAGGCCGTGATGGACGTGATCCGCGCCAGCACGCCCCGCGCGCTGAAGGCGGCTCAGGAACAGCTTCGAGGCCGGCTCGGCGATGAGATCGAGGCCATTCGCGCCCGGGTGCTCGCCGTGGTGGCGCATCTCGAGGCGTATATTGACTTTCCCGAGGAAGGCATCAACCCGCATGTCGGGGCCGACCTGCTGCGCGATATCGCAGCGATCCAGGAACGCATCACCGCGCTGCTCGACACGGCGGAGGAAGGCCGCATCCTGCGCGAAGGCGTGCGCCTCGTGCTCTGCGGCGCGCCGAATGCCGGCAAATCCAGCCTGCTCAACCGCCTGCTCGGCTTTGAACGGGCCATCGTGAGCGCGATTCCGGGCACGACGCGCGACACCATCGAGGAATTCGCCAGCCTGCACGGCCTGCCCTTCCGTATCACCGACACGGCGGGCCTGCGCGAGACGGACGATGTGATCGAGCGCGAGGGCGTCGAACGCGCCCGCCGCGCCATCGAAAACGCCGACGTAATCGTGCGCGTGATCGATGCGACAGAAACCTACGACCTCGCCAGAACGGAAAACGAACTGATCGTCCTCAACAAAGTCGACCTCCTCGCCAGCCGCGACAGCCTTCCCGCCCAGGCGCTGCCAGTTTCCTGCACCACGGGCGAGGGCATACGTTCCCTCGTCGACGCGATCGTGGCGCGAACGCGCGGCGCGAACATCGAATCCCCCACCCTCGCCGCCATCAACGCCCGGCACCAGAGTTGCCTCGTTCGCGCCCAGAAGGCGCTGGCCCAGGCCACGGAAGATCTCGCCGCCGGACGCGATCCCGAGCTGGTCGCGCTCCCGCTCCGCGAGGCCCTGCAGGCCGTGGGCGAGGTCGTCGGACTCGCCGATACCGAGGAAATCCTCGGCGAAATTTTCAGCACCTTTTGCATCGGAAAATGA
- the hisC gene encoding histidinol-phosphate transaminase gives MWNTAHEHVLKLVAYEPGKPVEELAREMGLQPSDIIKLASNENPLGPSPKALGAMRDALERAHFYPDGGGWALRGAIADKLGLDRSNVILGNGSNEIIEFIGHAFLRPGDEVITARHAFAVYSLMSQLFGARSVEVPDPGYTHDLEAMAAAITPRTRQIFITNPNNPTGTMVGQEEIDRFMAKVPDHVLVIFDEAYYEFVDNPPDVLKYVREGRNVVVMRTFSKIQGLANLRIGYGLAPKEVAEVLQKTRQPFNANGIAQAGAEAGLRDDDHMRRTRELTHEGRAYFQEEFEKLGLEYVPSFANFVLVRVGDGDAVFQSLLRKGIIVRAMRSYKLPEWVRVSVGTKEQNERFIAELKNLAAQGQLAQKQPATA, from the coding sequence ATGTGGAATACTGCCCATGAGCATGTGTTGAAGCTCGTCGCCTACGAACCCGGCAAGCCGGTGGAGGAATTGGCGCGCGAGATGGGCCTGCAGCCCTCCGACATCATCAAACTCGCCTCGAACGAAAATCCGCTCGGCCCCTCGCCCAAGGCGCTCGGCGCCATGCGCGACGCGCTGGAGCGCGCCCATTTTTACCCGGATGGCGGCGGCTGGGCGCTACGCGGGGCGATCGCCGACAAGCTCGGCCTGGATCGCTCCAATGTCATTCTCGGCAATGGCTCGAACGAGATCATCGAATTCATCGGCCACGCCTTCCTGCGTCCCGGCGACGAGGTGATCACGGCTCGCCACGCCTTTGCGGTTTACAGCCTGATGTCGCAGCTCTTCGGCGCTCGTTCCGTCGAGGTGCCGGACCCGGGCTACACCCACGACCTCGAGGCCATGGCGGCAGCGATCACGCCGCGCACGCGCCAGATTTTCATCACGAACCCGAACAACCCGACCGGCACGATGGTCGGCCAGGAGGAGATCGACCGCTTCATGGCGAAGGTGCCGGATCACGTGCTGGTGATCTTTGACGAGGCGTACTACGAGTTCGTCGATAATCCTCCGGATGTTCTGAAGTACGTCCGCGAGGGCCGTAACGTCGTGGTGATGCGCACGTTTTCCAAGATCCAGGGTCTCGCCAATCTCCGCATCGGCTACGGCCTCGCGCCGAAGGAAGTCGCGGAGGTGCTGCAAAAGACCCGTCAGCCGTTCAACGCCAATGGCATCGCCCAGGCGGGAGCCGAGGCCGGGTTGCGCGACGACGACCACATGCGCCGCACCCGCGAGCTGACCCACGAGGGACGGGCGTATTTCCAGGAGGAGTTTGAAAAACTCGGGCTGGAGTACGTGCCGAGCTTTGCGAATTTCGTCCTCGTGCGCGTGGGCGATGGCGACGCCGTTTTCCAGTCGCTCCTGCGCAAGGGCATCATCGTGCGCGCCATGCGCAGCTACAAGCTGCCCGAGTGGGTACGCGTTTCCGTCGGAACAAAGGAGCAGAACGAGCGGTTCATCGCGGAGTTGAAAAACCTCGCCGCTCAGGGACAGCTCGCGCAGAAGCAGCCGGCGACCGCGTAA
- a CDS encoding metallophosphoesterase family protein, with protein sequence MKIAVIADTHGKFPAHVAEAISTADEIWHLGDFCDLNALNAVKDLGRPFYGVLGNNDYTLDLPEKLLLERHGRTFLLIHIPPAPTRIGGADFLLHGHTHVPRDEMVNTTRVLNPGTIGKPNHGAPCSWAWLTVHDDGSIEWEVLLV encoded by the coding sequence ATGAAAATCGCCGTCATCGCCGATACCCACGGAAAATTCCCCGCCCACGTCGCCGAGGCCATCTCCACCGCCGACGAAATCTGGCACCTGGGGGATTTTTGCGACCTCAATGCCCTCAACGCCGTCAAGGACCTCGGCCGCCCCTTTTACGGCGTGCTAGGCAACAACGACTACACACTGGACCTGCCGGAGAAACTCCTCCTTGAGCGCCATGGCCGCACCTTTCTGCTCATCCACATCCCGCCCGCTCCCACGCGCATTGGCGGAGCGGATTTCCTTCTCCACGGCCACACCCACGTCCCGCGCGACGAAATGGTGAACACCACCCGCGTCCTCAACCCCGGCACCATCGGCAAGCCCAACCACGGAGCCCCCTGCTCCTGGGCCTGGCTGACCGTCCACGACGACGGGTCGATCGAGTGGGAGGTTCTGCTGGTTTAG
- the rplU gene encoding 50S ribosomal protein L21 — MAYAVIQTGGKQYRVAEGDVIEVEKLDFDAGAEAKFEEVLLVSNGSNLSIGTPLVQGAAVVAEVVEQIKDDKVIAFKYKRRKGYHRTVGHRRQLTKLKIKTITA, encoded by the coding sequence ATGGCATACGCAGTCATTCAAACAGGTGGCAAACAATACCGCGTCGCGGAAGGTGACGTGATCGAAGTCGAGAAGCTCGATTTCGACGCGGGCGCGGAGGCGAAGTTCGAGGAAGTGCTTTTGGTTTCCAACGGCTCGAACCTCTCCATTGGCACACCGCTCGTCCAGGGCGCAGCCGTAGTCGCTGAAGTGGTCGAACAGATCAAAGACGACAAGGTCATCGCATTCAAATACAAGCGCCGCAAAGGCTACCACCGCACCGTGGGCCATCGCCGGCAGCTTACGAAACTCAAAATCAAAACCATCACCGCTTAA
- the rpmA gene encoding 50S ribosomal protein L27, whose product MAHKKGQGSVKNGRDSISKRLGVKKFGGQAVTAGNIILRQRGTKFIPGRNVGLGRDYTIWALVDGRVSFDREGRRVNVEPVAA is encoded by the coding sequence ATGGCCCATAAAAAAGGACAAGGCTCCGTCAAGAACGGACGCGACAGCATCAGCAAGCGTCTTGGCGTGAAGAAGTTCGGTGGTCAGGCTGTGACCGCTGGCAACATCATTCTCCGTCAGCGCGGCACGAAGTTCATCCCCGGCCGCAACGTCGGTCTCGGACGTGACTACACGATCTGGGCGCTCGTCGACGGCCGCGTTTCCTTCGACCGTGAAGGTCGTCGCGTGAACGTCGAGCCCGTCGCCGCCTAA